Proteins from a genomic interval of Novipirellula artificiosorum:
- the tnpA gene encoding IS66 family insertion sequence element accessory protein TnpA — MSRSETVKLWQERLRRFDRSRMTVLKFCRNEGVSQPSFYRWKKKLCELPSDAKPKPKPSTTGVQFMPLRLATESANQVAPKTDEQAGSSLACTTIELPGGVRIRVEVPTDRHPGQRVEARA, encoded by the coding sequence ATGTCCCGATCCGAAACTGTCAAACTTTGGCAGGAACGGTTGCGACGATTTGATCGCTCGCGAATGACCGTCTTGAAGTTCTGTCGAAACGAAGGCGTCTCGCAGCCGTCCTTCTATCGATGGAAGAAAAAGCTGTGTGAACTGCCGAGCGACGCCAAGCCGAAGCCCAAGCCATCCACCACGGGCGTCCAATTCATGCCCCTTCGTCTGGCCACCGAGTCCGCCAATCAAGTCGCCCCAAAAACGGATGAGCAAGCTGGATCCTCTCTTGCCTGCACCACCATCGAACTTCCCGGCGGTGTTCGCATCCGCGTGGAGGTCCCCACGGATCGGCACCCAGGCCAGCGAGTGGAGGCCCGAGCATGA
- the tnpB gene encoding IS66 family insertion sequence element accessory protein TnpB (TnpB, as the term is used for proteins encoded by IS66 family insertion elements, is considered an accessory protein, since TnpC, encoded by a neighboring gene, is a DDE family transposase.), translated as MIGLPAGVPIYLCTKPVDFRKGFDGLTGIVTTAMNHSVTDGSLFLFVNRRRDRIKALWWETGGLTLWYRRLEQGTVELPKTEGDTSHIVIDNVELAMWIAGVSLKSAKNRRKRMVA; from the coding sequence ATGATCGGATTGCCAGCCGGTGTGCCCATTTATCTTTGCACCAAGCCGGTCGATTTTCGTAAAGGTTTCGATGGACTCACCGGTATCGTCACCACCGCAATGAACCACAGCGTGACCGACGGTTCGCTGTTCCTGTTTGTCAATCGAAGACGCGATCGCATCAAAGCCCTGTGGTGGGAAACCGGCGGGCTGACACTCTGGTACCGAAGGCTCGAACAGGGCACTGTCGAATTGCCAAAGACCGAAGGCGATACCTCACACATCGTGATCGACAATGTCGAACTGGCCATGTGGATCGCCGGAGTATCACTGAAGTCAGCCAAGAACCGACGCAAGCGAATGGTGGCGTAG